One Theropithecus gelada isolate Dixy chromosome 18, Tgel_1.0, whole genome shotgun sequence DNA segment encodes these proteins:
- the ZADH2 gene encoding prostaglandin reductase 3 isoform X2, which yields MAPGSFAEYTVVPANIATPVPSVKPEYLTLLVSGTTAYISLKELGELSEGKKVLVTAAAGGTGQFAVQLSKKAKCHVIGTCSSDEKSAFLKSVGCDRPINYKTEPVGTVLKQEYPEGVDVVYESVGGAMFDLAVDALATKGRLIVIGFISGYQTPTGLSPVKAGTLPAKLLKKSASVQGFFLNHYLSKYQAAMGHLLEMCASGDLVCEVDLGDLSPEGRFTGLESIFRAVNYMYMGKNTGKIVVELPHSVNSKL from the coding sequence ATGGCACCTGGTTCTTTTGCTGAGTACACAGTTGTGCCTGCCAACATTGCAACTCCAGTGCCCTCAGTGAAACCCGAGTATCTTACCCTGCTGGTAAGTGGCACCACCGCATACATCAGCCTGAAAGAGCTCGGAGAACTGTCGGAAGGGAAAAAAGTTTTGGTGACAGCAGCAGCTGGGGGAACGGGCCAGTTTGCCGTGCAGCTTTCAAAGAAGGCAAAGTGCCATGTAATTGGAACCTGCTCTTCTGATGAAAAGTCTGCTTTTCTGAAATCTGTTGGCTGTGATCGTCCTATCAACTATAAAACTGAACCCGTAGGTACCGTCCTTAAGCAGGAGTACCCTGAAGGCGTCGATGTGGTCTATGAATCTGTTGGGGGAGCCATGTTTGACTTGGCTGTAGACGCCCTGGCTACCAAAGGGCGCTTGATAGTAATAGGGTTCATCTCTGGCTACCAAACTCCTACTGGCCTTTCGCCTGTGAAAGCAGGAACATTGCCAGCCAAACTGCTCAAGAAATCTGCCAGCGTGCAGGGCTTCTTCCTGAACCATTACCTTTCTAAGTATCAAGCAGCCATGGGGCACTTGCTTGAGATGTGTGCGAGTGGAGACCTGGTTTGTGAGGTGGACCTTGGAGATCTGTCTCCAGAGGGCAGGTTTACTGGCCTGGAGTCCATATTCCGTGCTGTCAATTATATGTACATGGgaaaaaacactggaaaaattGTAGTTGAATTACCTCACTCTGTCAACAGTAAGCTGTAA